CCACACAACACAATTGGGATGTTCTCACACACTCGTACCAGATCTCTATGCCAGTTAGGCACATTCTTGTAAGTAACTCTTGATGTTACGTCAAACATTATAATGGCACAATTAGCTTGTATATAATAGCCATCTCTCAGTCCACCAAATTTCTCCTGACCAGCTGTATCCCATACATTGAACTTAATAGGTCCTCTGTTGGTATGGAACACAAGAGGATGAACCTCAACACCCAAGGTAGCTACATACTTCTTCTCAAATTCACCAGTCAGATGATGCTTCATgaatgtagtttttccagtaccaCCATCACCAACCAAAACAAGTCTGAACTGAACTTGGGGTTCTCCTTGGGCAGCCATCGCGATGTTACTTCCAGAAGCGTCTCCGCGCCCGTCTGACTAAGTGAATGCACATAttggaacatatttttaaagaaaagttcttAGATGTTATCTAATAGAGATGACAGTACCTAACAGAGACTGAAAAAATTTATCAGAGACTTAAATTTTAGTGAGTACTACTCTGCAAGATACTATGCAGGAACAGATGAGAAGTAGAGATTTTCCTTCAAACCTAATTACCAAGCGCCTATCAGTCGGCAGGAAATATCAAAATGAGAAGGATGAGTAGTTCCCTTTCTTGCTTTCCCAACTTGCAATCTTCCTACATTGTATTGTGACTTACCAATAATAAACCCTGAACAattccttccccccccccacatCCATACATCCTAGGCTTCTTGAAGGCACATGCATCTGTTTCATCTTCACAACCTGAACATGTGGATACTCAAAATGAAAGAGCTGTTCATAAATGGATGAAGTCAAACAACCAGCTTTTTCCAATACAAATTAACACTTAAACCTTAACAAAGCCTTCAGTATAAGTCAAATACATGATCACTTACTTCCCTTGAATTCCAGCTTTCATTCTAAAAGTTTATATCTGtcctatgtatttaaaaaatttccttgatCCTGAATTCCACTATTCCTTATCACCCGCCTGTCAAGTGGCTTCAGGAAATAATTCATAGTCACTACTTCCCTTTCCTCCCATTATGGCATCTGATAAGAAATGCTAAGTAATACAGGGTTGGGGAGAATCCCCGAATTCAAAAGGTAATGTTAAAACATGTCAGAGGCCAGCAAACTGGCCATAAAGCAGACCCACGGGATTCTGAGCTCCTATCATGGGAGCTGGAAGAACCCTAGGAAAAGCGAAGAAAGTTCTGGAAAAGGGTGGACCATTCCTAGTCTTGCTTCCAGAGAGGATGATTTTAAttgtttagaatattttcattgtttcatatttgaaaaatagaaaacagaactgCGGAAATAAATCTCTAGGCCCAAGATGGCACCCAGGCCATGTCACTAAAGCGAACTTTCACACTCTGAATGCTCAGCCAGACCAGAAACACAGTATACCCAGCCAGCCAATCCCCAAACACCAAGTTTACTCTGGGCTCTAAACTTATTTCCTTGATCAGATATGCAACCACAATCAATCATGCCCTGTTTCCATACTGAAGCTTCTGACACTCCACAAAACTTGCCCTTGCTCAAAATCCCCTGGGAAGAGTGTTCCATGGCTTATGAGGTCCTCCTATACACTTTCAATCCATGGGCTCTTTTCTCTTAAATAAAGAACATCAAACTCATTACCAATTGCTTTAGTTTTTTCATTTGTGAGACTAAAATGTAGGAAAAGTAATTATGAACACCAGAAGATTTTATAGGTCCAAGAATTCTGATTTTGTATCTCTTTTAGTAGTGTTCTAGACCATACCACATTCAAAACCATATTACGGTCCTGTTACCAAGTGAAGCACATACATTCTCTTAGttctatatacacatacatttactccctcttaaaaaaatagtatttagaAAAGTACCTTTTGAGAGTGCAAGAGAATGATAATCTCCACATGTGATCTGAATTATAGTTTTTTCTTGTAAAATGCACTGAAACCTgatgaaaggaaatatattttatgctGATTACAAATAAGTCACAACAGTTAATAATTATTAACTGTATTTAATTAGGATTGAAGCTCAAAAAAGTTAACTTCACATTCAGCACATCTAAAATTACTATAATAACAAGCTTTAATTAGTGGTTTAAAGGGAAAATAACGTTCATTCTAAAATTGTGGTAAGATGATTCTAAGAACCTTTTACAAACAATAATTTTATGATGCAGGAATAATACAAGATGAAAATAAGTTCTAATTCTCAAGATCTACTAGGAAAAAGTCTCACAAATCATTCCATGAGAATTTACTTTTTTCCGGGATTGAAAACTACTTTtgggttaaatgagttaatgagTATGTAAGTCCAATTTGGGGATACGTGGACTAACCAATCATTTCCTTTAAGTGCCAATTCAACACATGGTACATGCCCTGGGAGATACAAATTGATTTACAGTTTACTAGTCAGTTCAGAATTCATCATTTACTTAAGATACCACCATATAAAGCAAGGATCATATAAAGTAACATTTTCCTACAAAAATTATGATTGCTTTTTGAGtgaaatttaaatcatttttaataaaaggaaaaaaagctttcCTACCTTGCATGTTCTACGCTATACTTGTACTCAAATGGTTTTCCATCTGAGGATAGAACCAGCATGTGCTcttctccttggtccatggaatgtatcttcatttttttccctaacttAATGCACTCTGCAGAGCAAATACAACAGGAACTATCATCACTCTCACTGTGACCCACTACTATTATTCACTTAATTATAATGCACTTAAAACACCTGGAAAAAAATGTCAACTATACAACTGACTTAACATGAATGtctctttaaagaaaattcaaatgcTGCAAGCAGACAAAATAGCAATGACTAGTGTCTTGacaacagtttttgttttttaatttgggaaAGCATTGATTTatactgttttaaattgaaatagctAACTAAATATTTGCTTTTAGATTCCTGTTTAATAAGTTCAAGGAGAGAAACTAAATTTGAAGtgctagaaatgaaaaagtcTGTAAGAAgctataatttaatttttggaGAACATACTTCATTTTAAGAGTAAATGAGGAATTGGGTTTGggggacaattttttttaaggatgctATTAAAAGAAACTGTACTATCAGTGCATATTTAGCGCTTTCTCAAAGTTAAAGATTTAAAACTGTCCACTAAACCCTTtacttttatctcatttaatttgttCACAAAAAGTAGGTAGATTTGGGATCTTGTTTCAGttttcagttctaatgaaataaaatctaattATGCAAAAGATCAAAACACAAACCACTTCATAATACAAATTCTAAAGAGAACCAAACCAGTCTGGTAATAAAGAATGGCCCAACAGACTAAGGCGTTCTTAGAGATTCAGCATTTCAAATCAGTTGAAAAAAGGAGTGTTTATTCAAAAAAAGGTGGGTTTATTCGTAAAACGGTATTGGGACACGGCTAGccattttggagaaaaaaaataaatcaatccaTATCCCCCCCTCACTCCTTAAGTCAAAATAATTTCTAAGTGTATTAAAAATGTTAGGTTTAAAAGCAAAAtcttaaaattagtttaaaaaaatgagtacattaaaaaaattttggatTGAGAATGGCTTTCTAACATAACACAAAATCCCTAAGTCGCCTTAAATGAAAAGACTATGAAGCAGACTATAAAATAACATTAGCTAAGGGCAAGTCGGGTAAAATTTTACAACGTATATGACCGACAAACGGCTACTCTTACTCAGTATACAAAAACTCTtccaaataaataggaaaaagataaacaactcatcttttttctttaaagcgAGGCAAAGATATCAATCAACTGGCAGTTCATAGCCCCCCAAAACCTCAAAAAACCTATAGAAAAAAGGTTCCCGACTTCGCTCAAGTTAAAAGCAAAACgaacaaaagtaaaatatcatTTTCTTCATGCAATAGATGggcaaaattttcaaaattaaatgtgTGGTCATTTATGCCCCACCTCCACCTGTAAAATCCGGAGTCAGGGTCACCAGAGCtaataattaataaatctctTACAGAGATCACCAAAGTGCAACTGAAAGCCCTCTTTAAATTGCTTGCACACGTAAGACATTATCACTGAGAACAAGAAAACCCAAACAAGGTTCTCCAAAGAGTCACAAAATCGGAGCGGGTATGTTCTAAAAGTGGTAAGTGAAAAACACACTTTGAATAGAAACCAAAGATAGAGGCAGTCTGGCTAAGATGCTGCCGGGAGACTCCCTCCATGAGGCGGCGAGCGGAGCGGACCTTGTGTTTCTCGCCAGCGTCCGGCTCAAACTCCGAGCCCGCGAGGAACAAGGCTGGAGAACTCAGGGGTGCCAAACGCGAAAACACCCCCGGCCGGGCGCGTTTCTACGGCCCCCGCGGACCGCTGCGCCGTCGGGCCCCTCCTCTGAGTGTCTCGCGGTTAAAGAAGGGCCGCACACCCACAAGTCGGGCCGCTCTAGAGAAGCGTCCGTGCGGGCCCCGGCCGGGCAGCCCACCGCACTCACACCCCGCGTCCCCGGGGGAGATGGCCGAGCGGGCGCTGCGCGGCCTCACTCACTCGGCTTCCTGGCGCCGTCGCTCTCCGCCGGCAGCTGGTGGACCTCGACGCCCGTCCCGCCGCGCTCCAGCACCGCCAGGCGCCGGCGCGTGCAGCACATCTGGCGTGTCGCCTCGGGCCTCCGGGATAGCGCGCTGCGGAGCCCGGGGGCGCTGGGGAAGAGCCAGAACTTCGCTCCCCAAGACTCCGCGGGCAGTGTCGCGGAGGGCCGGGACGCGGGGACTCGCCCGGTCACCGGGCGTGCGCCGCCCCGCGACCTCCTCCGTGGCTTGCCCTCCATCACCACTTTCCCGAACTCCTCAGCCGCGTCTCAGCTGTCCGAACCTTCGAAGGAGACCGAACTGAGGCGAGGAAAAGACAGACAGAGACGGCCAAGGCCTGAACGCGCGCACTGCCCCCGGGCGTCGTGGTGCGGCGCCGCAGTGAGCGGAACGCACCTCGACGTCTAGGAACCGCAGCCTCCCTACCCCGCCCCCGCCCAGACGCTGGGCTCCCGGCGTGCTGTTTGGGGGCGGAGCCGGCAGTTTCTGAGAGAAACGaaactgttgtttttgtttttaagggagCGGAAtcgaaaagagaaagggaaactcTATGATTTAAGACTAGCTTGGACTGTGGCCAGAGTAAACAAGGCGCTGGTCTGTGaagaggtgggaggcagggctgaGAAGATGTCCTCAGCGGGCAATGGCAGGTGGCCTTCCAAGAAATACTGCAAATTCCACTAGGAGGAGCCTTGACTCAGGCGGACTTGCAGAATTTCCAGAAAGTACTGTGACAAGGAAAGCTGAAGTTTGCTAAGTAAGCATTCTGCTCCAGGCTTTGCCACAGCATCATGGTAAAGCTGAAGAGAGCCATCCCGTCCCACGGCCCACACGACGGTGAccgcaaccactaatctgttgtcaatatatttttgccttttctagagttTCTTACGAATGGAATCAGATTTGTGCAgttttttgtgtctgacttttttcacttagcataaggttTTAAGATTCAGCCTGTAGTGTTTCCTCAGTAGTTCCCTCTTTGTTATTGTTGAATGGTAGTCTATTATGTGGATACACTAcgatttctttatccattttaccTATAGATGCAGGCATTTTAGTCCTTTTTGGCTTGCGGCTCCGATGAATAGAAGTGCTGTGAATACTGTAAACAAGGCTTTAGATAAATGTGGataagtgttttcatttctttggaataaataaaaatgaaaatgctgtgTCACACGGCAAGTACATGAATATCGTTTGAAGAAACTACCATACTTTTCTAAAATGCTATACTGTTTAGCATTCCCTCCAGCAATTTGAAAGGTCCAGTCCCTCTGTATCCTTCCCAACATTTAGCACTGTCAGTCTTCTTAATGTTAGCAATTGCGGTCGTCTAAAATACCATCTTATTgcagttttaatttccattaaaacttccctggtggttcagtggtagagaagcCGGCTGCCATTTCAGGAGACACCGGCTTGACCCCTTgattgggaaaatcctctggagaaggaaaccgcaatccactccagtattcttacctgggaaatcccacggtcaGACGAGCCTAgtaggttagagtccatggggtcacaaaagagttggacaggactgagcaactaaacaacaatgattaATGATGGgaattttttcaaattcttgttAGTGCTGATCGGTGTCtcctctttggtgaagtgtctttGCATCTTTTGCCTATTTACTGATTCCATTGCTTATCATctaaggttgttttttttaatgtataagagTTCTCTATGTTACATATAAAGTTCTTTACTAGAtatatgttttgaaatattttctaacataatattgtacatcaactgcacttcaataaaaagagaaaagttatgataaaactaaaacataaaattacatgaaatatgTCATCTGAAGAgctaaagttttaattttaatgcaatttattcattttttctttatccattctttttctcttaccAACAttattcatgcttttttttttttttggttggtccTAAAAAATCTTTGCCTAACTCAAAATAACAAAGATTTTCTCATACattatcttctagaagttttacagcTTTAGGTCTTTGTTatatttcaaatgaattattCTTTATGGTGTGAAATAGGGaagagcttcatttttttttctttatccatttccaCCTGTTCTATTTTGCCTCTACTAATTGAATTGCCTCTGTGTCTTTGTTGAAACTGTTGACTACATGTGATTGGACTTATTTTTGGACTTTTTATTGTGTTCCATCCTGTATTTCCGTTTTTTACTCCAGTACCACACTGTGTTAATTACTGTAGATGCTAACTGACTTAAAATCAGTTCACCTAAGTGTTTGACCATTGTCCTTCTTCAGTTGTTTTGTCTATTTTAagttctttgcatttccataaatattttagaatcacTTTACCAATTTCTACAAAACAGACTGCAAGGATTTAGCAATTACTCTAAATTAGATCAGTTTAGGAAGAACTGACCTgatgataatattgattcttctgtccatgagcaTCTCTTGCCATTAACTTAAAGCTTCTTAAACTGTTGCAgcaatattttcaagtttttggTGAACaaacatattttgttaaatttatccttatatatttatttttttatattacaagttgtactttaaaaaatttcagtgttTGATTGTGAGTATATACATGAAATacaagttgcccagtcgtgtctgactctttgcaaccccatggaccatgaagtccatgggattctccagaccagaatactggagtggatagcctttcccttctccaggggatctccccaaccaagggattaaacccaggtctcctacattgcaggctgattatttaccagctgagccacaagggaagcccgtgaGTATGTATAAATGCATTTAACTTTCATATAGTGCCTTGAACCATGACACCTTTCTATATTTACTTAATAAATAGTTCTAATAGATTTTTTGAGTGAATGCCTTTGAATATCCTACAGATAACTATGTAATTGATAAATAAGATAGTTTTACTCTTTCCTTTCCAATCATTATgacctttcttttttaagtttggcCTGATGTATGGACTAGTACATCTAGTACAATGTTGAACAGAAGTGATGAGAGACGTCTTGGACTTCTCAAATTTACTAGGAAAGCatttctttcaccattaagtatgaagTAATCAGGTTGAGTAAGTTCCTAGTTTGCCAAGAGTTCTCATCTTGCATGAGTgagtactgaattttgtcaacttTTTTCTACCTCTACTGAGGTAATTACATGATTTTTGTCTAATATGGTGAAAATAATGGATTTTCAAATGAATTTCTGAACTTACTCCAAGTTACTCACAGATACTATATTTTACTGAATGTTTTATGTGTTTAAACTTTGTAAAAGATTTTTGTATCTGTGATCATATGAGAGATACATGTAGGTTTCTTTTCCTGCAATGTctttatctgattttggtattagaaTAATGCTGGCAAAAGAGAATTAATTGGGAAGTGTTccctcttcctttattttctgaaagagtaCATAAAGAACTGGTACTATCTGTTCTTAAACTGTTTAGTACAGTTCACTCATTTGCATAGACAAAGTAATGTTGGAGTTGAAAGGCCTGaataacaaaaccaaaagtcAGGTGCTTAAGGAtctcttctgtacaatgtcaggaacctctgtccctagttcttcaggcactctatcagatctagtcccttaaatctatttcttacttccactgtataatcgtaagggatttgatttaggtcatatctgaatggtccagtggttttccctactttcttcaatttaagcctgaatttggcaataaggagttcatgatctgaaccacagtcagttcccggtcttgtttttgctgactgtatagagcttcttcatctttggctgcaaagaatatattcaatctgattttggtattgtgatgtccatgtgtagagtcttctcttgtgttgttggaagatggtagttgctatgaccagtgtgatctcttggcaaaaccctgttagcctttgccctgcttcattctgtactctcaggccaaatttgcctgttactctgggtatctcttgacttcctactttttcattccagtcccctgtgatgaaaagcaCATCTGTttttgctgttagttctagaaggtcttgtaggtcttcatagcttcttcagcttcttcagcattagtggttggggcacagacttggattactgtgatactgaatgtttcgccttggaaatgaacagagatcattctgtcatttttgagattgcatccaagtaatgcattttggactctttggttgactgtgacagctactccatttcttctaagggattcttgctcacagtaatagatataatggtcatctgaattaaattcatccgttccagtccattttagttcagttcagttcagttcagtcgttcagtcgtgtccgactctttgcgaccccatgaatcgcagcacgccaggcctccctgccaatcaccaactcctggagtttactcaaactcatatccatcaagtcagtgatgccatccagccatctcatcctctgtcatccccttctcctcctgcccccaacccctcccagcatcagggtctttcccaatgagtcaactcttcacatgaggtggccaaagtattggagtttcagcttcagcatcagtccttccagtgaacacccaggacttgtctcctttaggatggactggttggatctccttgcagtccaagggactctcaagagtcttctccaacaccatagttcaaaagcatcaattcttcggcactcagctttcttaatagtccaattctcacatccataaatggccactggaaaaaccatagccttgactagacggacctttgttggcaatgtaatgtctctgctttttaatatgctatctaggttggtcataacttgttcactgatttctaaaatgtcgatgttcactcttcccatctcctgtttgatcacttccaatttaccttgattcatggatctaacattccaggttcctatgcaatattgttttttacgGCATTGTaatttacttccatcactagtcacatccacatcACTTTGACTCCATCTGTTCATTcctcctggagttatttctccactcttctctggtagcatattgggtacctaccaacctgggaagttcatctttcagtgtcctttctttgccttttcatactgttcatggggttctcaaggcaagaatactgaagtggtttgtcattatacaggaggcagtgatcaagattattcccaagaaaaagaaatgcaaaaaggcagaatggttgtctgaggaggccttacaaatagctgtgaaaagaagagaagcaaaaggcacaggagaaaagtaaagatacatatttgaatgcagagttccaaagaatagcaaggagagataagaaagccttccttagtgatcagtgcaaagaaatagaggaaaacaacagaatgggaaagactagagatctcttaaagaaaattagagataccaagggaacatttcatgcaaagatgggtacaataaaggacagaaattatatggacctaacagaagcaattaagacgaggtggcaagaatacataaaagaactatacaaaaagatcttaatgacccagataaccatgatggtgtgatcactcacctagagccagacatcctggactgcgaagtcaaatgagccttaggaagcatcactatgaacaaagctagtggaggtgacggaattcaagctgagctatttcaaatcctaaaagatgaagctgtcaaagtgctgcactcaatatgccagcaaatgtggaaaactcagcagtggccacaggactggaaaaggtcagttttcattccaatcccaaagaaaggcaacaccaaagaatattAAAACTACAGCaaaattgctctcatctcacatgctagtaaagtaatgctcaaaattctccaagcgaagcttcaacagtacttgaaccaagaacttccagaagttcaagctggatttagaaaaggcagaggaaccagagatcaaattgctagcatccattggatcatcgaaaaagcaagagagttccagaaagacatctgctttattgactaagccaaagcctttgactgtgtggatcacaacaaactggaaaattcttagaaaggtgggaataccagaccactttacctgcctcctgagaaatctgtatgcagatcaagaagcaacagttagaaccagacgtggaacaacagactggttccaaattgggaaatagtacgtcaaggctgtatactgtcaccctgcttgtttaacttatatgcagaatacaacatgtgaaatgctaggctggataaagcaaaagctggaatcaagattgccaggagaaatatcaataacctaagatatgcagatgacagcaccgttatggcagaaagtaaagaagagctaaaaagcctcttgatgaaagtgaaggaagagagggaaaaagttggcttaaagctcaacattcagaaaactaggatcacaGCACCCGGTCCcaccactttatggcaaatagatggggaaacaatggaaatagtgacagactttgtttggggaggctgcaaaatcactgcagatggtgactgcagccatgaaagacacttgctccttggaagaaaagctatgaccaacctagacagcatattaaaaagcagagacattactttgctgacaaaaatccatctagtcagagctatggtttttccagtagtcatgtatggatgtgagagttggaccataaagaaagctgagtaccccCGGGTGGATGTCAGGGGTGGGTGGTTATGTGGTGACCTGTGCTTCCACCTCCTTACATTTACACTGAGGTATACATCTCGTAGAGTAGGCACACCATCTGTATGCTACGAGTGTAAGATGCTGTTGAAAGAAAGGCATgagtataccatgttcatggatcagaaaacAGTTATCAGTCGGAGGTGAATTCTCCCTCAGATTACCTATGAATTCTGCACAGTCTCAACCAGAATTCCAGCAGAGTTTTTGTAGAtgttgacaagctgattctaaaatttatgtgaaaaggcaaaggaagtaGAATAGCCAaaccattttttgaaaagaagaaagttaGAGGATTCACAGTACCTGATTTAAAACTTACTCTGTAGTCGTAGTAATCGAAACGGTGATTTCAGCAGCTGACACAGATCGGTGGAAGAGAAGAGAGTCTAGAAATAGTCCACATGTACGTGTCAGCTGATGCTTAACAGAAGTACAAAAGCAATTCAGTGAAGAAAGGTTGGACTTggaacaaatggtgctggaacaattggAAATCCCTAAGCCAGACAAAAACCAACAAATGAACCTTATACTACACTCCCTGCTGTGTTTAGAATTGATGCCAAAATGTTCACACACCCGTCTAAACCTTcataaaacttccagaagaaagcaaaaaaaaaaaagaaagaaagaaagctgagcaccaaagaattgatgcttttgaactgtggtgttagagaactcttgagagccccctggactgcaaggaaatcaaaccagtcaatcttaaaggaaatcagtcctaaatattcattggaaggactgatgctgaagctgaaactccagtactttggccactcattggaaaagaccctgatgctgggaaagttgaaggcaagaggagaagggg
This genomic window from Muntiacus reevesi chromosome 16, mMunRee1.1, whole genome shotgun sequence contains:
- the LOC136148090 gene encoding GTP-binding nuclear protein Ran-like — translated: MAAQGEPQVQFRLVLVGDGGTGKTTFMKHHLTGEFEKKYVATLGVEVHPLVFHTNRGPIKFNVWDTAGQEKFGGLRDGYYIQANCAIIMFDVTSRVTYKNVPNWHRDLVRVCENIPIVLCGNKVDIKDRKVKAKSIVFHRKKNLQYYDISAKSNYSFEKPFLWLARKLSGEKKKKLSGDPNLEFVAMPALAPPEVVMDPALAAQYEHDLEVAQTTALPDEDDDL